The window gtacttaggatgcttttgcaatactaaccaattaaaacagtattaataagaaggggaagggcaaacaataagggtataaaaatcaatgcactgtatgtatcggggcttaactggtgagaagccagttgagtccaactctgcagacttgtaaataaagcttgtcgtgtcatcagttttaaagagactcatgtgtgagaagttttatttctgacaaatggggactcgtccgggatctacactccggccgtgaggggaggcgagaagagggacatcggaggtggtgcaccccgctgagttcagcggctcctagtcccttgctcgtcgcttcgggcggcttgagcgagtggtatccggacaaggtgacacgacaagacggagaggagaagggtgacggttcaatccccgggaagacaccagtaagtgacgacttacgattgtggtgtgggaattgggtaacaggtgtaacgggatacacctgtttggataaaaaaaacctaacgtaatagatcaggtatagagcttttgtcgtggcgtgaggaccctgtcgtgggactctaggatagaccccagggaaacctcggcggtaaccgaaggagggacagcacctccgacgaagtgccgagaagagaggggtcgaccccagggaaacctcagcggtaaccgaaggagggacagtacctccgacgaggcgtctgagaagaagggagtagggtccagaacgagagggtcctcagcaacgataaacagatctaggtgggaaaatgggaggatcaaaatctaagggctcgtctgaaaattcaggacaattcctgggagttccccttgacagccctttggggagaatgtttgaaaattgggatagtaaaagatatcgagacaaaaacaagaaaaagatggtccaatattgtctcctttggtcgaaacaacctattaaaggttcctcggtctggtggccgaaatttggatctgatgaggattgggttagacaagcattaaacatatatgtaaattcgagaccaaaggtgaatcaagaagagtcagcgtatgcattttgttgggttccctggccaggatccttaacaaaatgttttaaattgagggtagcgggagaaaagaagtgggaacctctggacaaccttccccctccttatattcccccggtgcctactgcgcccgaggaaagctcattaccggaggggaaaggtgatgaatctgattgccccgaaaggggccgggaaaaaaaggatgaattaagggagtcggaccctaaacttccaccggtaaaccgaccctggacaagatcccagactggtccaggaccatcaaagttttcaataagcctaaatcccctgagggaagttcctatgggaggaccgggagggggaacgggatatgtgaatgttctcctaactagtacagaggtgcggggatttaagaaagaaatgaaaaagttattggaagatcctataggactggctgaacagctcgaccaattcctgggaccaaacacatatacgtgggaagagatgcaggcaataatgggaacattattctcaccccaggagaggcagatgattcgacgggctgccctcctcatgtgggaatatgaacaacctggggaccccagaccccatgaacaaaaatatcccttaaaagaacccaggtgggacaaacgaacacccgagggataggcaagtatgagacaatatagagagtggacaattaaagggatacgggaggctgtgccaaagggtcacaatttcaccaaggcatttgggaaccaccaggggaaagacgagtcccctactgattttttggagagggtgagaaagaatgtccaacagtatgcgggcgtggaccctagtacaccaatgggtgaacagcttattcgaattgaatttgtttccaaatcatggcaggacattagaaagaaactagaaaaggaggaggactggagcgaaaaacccctaagtgacctgttaaaaaaggcgcaaaaagtatatgtgcagagagaagaagaagatcaaaagagggcgacaaaggttatggtacagactatccgacagatgaatgccgaatccagaggggaaagaaaacaaaaccttcctctaaacaatccaagatatccaagagagggaagaccccggaggttcatTAAGTGCTATtattgcaatgaggaaggacactttaagagggaatgcccccaatacaagagggaattgcgtgccctcgaactcatggaagaagattaggggggtcaggggttccaaatgttagggaccaagtataagagggaacccctggtaaaactaaaaattggtcccaagggggactgggagaccccgttagaattttacttcagcacgagattaatttatcatgaaacgtttctcttccccgagttaaaatcctcacatatatatatataatacacacattttaaagagagaaaggggtggattgttatatatagagaatttaggttaaaatggcttaagttaaaatgtgatgattaatcataaaaagggaagccagaatggacagggagcttactagcagccaaggacaaaaggttcagctggatatgttttttttaaacatatcttttcatggtcatagtgagagacatgcaggagacaaaagattgataagaagggtgagaaacagaatttagtgtatgtagagttcgcagcgtacgtaacgaacgtgataattaaaaatgcagttatacttagaatgcttttgcaatactaaccaattaaaacagtattaataagaaggggaagggcaaacaataaggttataaaaatcaatgcactgtatgtatcggggcttaactggtgagaagccagttgagtccaactctgcagacttgtaaataaagcttgtcgtgtcatcagttttaaagagactcatgtgtgagaagttttatttctgacagcaaCCTTAAATAGAAATAAGGAAAACTTTCTTCAGCCAGGGGGTtgtgaatgtgtggaatttgttgccacaatcCTACACAGTGGAGGCCAAGGTATCAGGTTGATAGGTTCCAAGTAAGGGTGCTAAAGGTTATGGGCCGAATGGAGTTGGCAAAACAGGCTGAAGAGCCTAATTCTGCACATAATTCTGAAAAATATCCGGTTTCAAATGGAGATAGGAGAGGCTGAAGATGATATAACCGGGTCCAAatccaaaaatgttggaggaactcggcaggtcaggtaTCATCTGTGCACAGGCATTAGAAATCCCTAGCAGGTTGTGTGAGGAAGCAGATTTTTCCTGCTTGTTCTCAATTTCCCAGAACCAGGCAACTCAGTGTTGAGCATTACCCAGCTCACTGACGACCACTTCAGTCAGATGCCCGGGGTGTCACTTAAAATTCAGGATGATTGGCAGCAAAATCATTATGTCTGTGTTAAAAGCTCAAATTAAAAATCTGCAGTTTCTGATTTGTAAGTTAAGAGTTTGTAAAGGAGTCATTTCTTCATTTGCAGTCTAATTGAGTTGGTATTATGGGAGAGTTAGTTTCCAAGTGCTAGGAAGTGCACTAACCATCTCTTATTTCCCAACAGTGATTTGACAAGATGAGACTCATTGTGAAGCAGTTAATCGGACAGACCATCGCACTTGATGTGGATCCTTCCATGGAAGTGTCGACTCTCAAGATGAAAATACAAGAAAATATTAAGGTGCCCGTTTACCTACAACATCTGATGGTGCAAAATGTGGAGTTGCAGAACAGCAGGAGGCTGTGTGAATACAACCTCACTTCCTCTCCCACTGTTATGCTACTGATCAAGAAAGAAGAACCCATGCAGATATTCCTCGTGAATGACAAGGGAAGAACCACGACATACGACGTGATGCCTAGCAATTCTGTGGAGGATTTTAAAAAGCAGGTCCATCAGCAGGAAGGGGTCACACCTGACCAGCAGCGCCTAATGTACGAAAGCAAACAGTTGCAGGATGGCCATTTGCTCTCTGATTATAATATTGGACCTCAGTCAACCATTCATCTCTTGCTTCGTCTCCGTGGTGGTTAATAGACATACAGAGGTTAATAATAAAAACATAATGACATTTTCACTATATTCCTATTTTATGTTGCTGATCTTGTTCAATATATTTTACATCTTTATCTGTCTATCTGCACATCTATTATCCTACAAAATAGGATCGTTTTAGGAGGAGGTCTCCTTCCTGCATTCTCATCTTGAAAAATCACACTGACTGTTTAGATCTGACACTTTTGTTCAAAATTCAACTCTTTCCTCTAGCTCAGAGCTCCAACCTGTTACCTGGAAAGGCTCATCTGAATCTTGTCCTcaagctgccatgtaaaatggggttaaccagttAGCGCTCCACTCAcacagcagcttgaaagggtctgacccagtctGCGTGGTCCTAATCCAACcaagtccctgacctacctcagaggtagtcagggaccCCATTAAACTTAACTAGGTCGTGTCCATTGGcgacttgaacaggaaaatggccgacaCTGTTACTCCTGTAATGTCAGCGCTTGTGCGCTGGCGTCACAGGGAAACCTGGGGCTGAAGTGCCTGCCACAATTGGGGAGAGAGGGATCGCTGctccggggtgggggggaagaggggtcgctggcatggaggaagaggggtcgctgccaagggggggagagaggtcactgccatgatggggggagtgggggggggggctgcgaaCTGCTGCTGCGAATGCCACTCCAGTTCACAGTGACAGCTCAACATTGCTGGTGGGGGTGCCGATTGACAGTGGGGGTGGCGACTGATGAGGGAGGGTGACTGATTAGGGGGTGGTGATTGACGGCAGGTGGTGACTAATGGGGGGGTGACTGATGGCcagtatgggggggtgggggagacttcCCAATAGTTCCCGTGAGTGCATCACTTACCATGTCACCGGGGGGTGGGATCCACCTTCAATTGgcaggttggcgatttaatgggttgatctcCCTGCAGCTTAAAAGATGCTtgcagcacctttgccccaataatcacacctgggtcccaggagggctacccaggtgcttcagtttcaaaGATCCTATTGAGTCAACCATGCAAATCACTATTGGCCTTCTTGCCGTGAGGGGACAGAGAATAACCAGTCTTGCAATTTCATATATTACAATGTGCATGAAAAACATCCTCatagaaatattaaaaatgtaatgttgCTCTTTAAAATGTTTCTGGTCTTTGAGGAAATAATTATGTCAGCATTGATTTGTTCAGGTCAAAGTTTTGAGTGCGGATGCCACATCCCATCTGTGAAAGTCACGCCTTTCATTGAGTCAAACAGAATTGGGCCTTTGGTCCAACTTATCCacaccaaaaatggcccatccaaTTAGTTCTACCTGTGTTTCCAAACCTATCCTATCTATGAATTTCATGCaaataaacattaattttgtGAACATTTGTGCTTGTCTGTTGTCAGTGAACTTTTTTTCATGTCATTTAGCACCCATGTTTAAAATTTGTCCTTCAGTATAGTACCCTGAATCTGAAAAGATTGGACCAGATGTTGTTTGGTTTTTGGAACAAACCGAAAAAACCCGAAAACAGAACAGTAGCattagcagaatacttgtatcagcggttaaacagCAACAACAAGTAACGAcatgaaaattcacatgaaataatgtttaattcgttctgaaaaaatcttttttttttcgaaatttatttatagtatctccatacattcatttcaaattgacttagtataatattacataatagatactaaataattttcaaattttcacccccccccccacctcccctaaccccttaggaaaccaccttgtggtggctaattcccaaaaacccaaatgggtgtggtataaaccacaagtggcatatgactatcaggagcagaagtaccactcactccccccccccccccccccaggcagacaaaatacacgtataaaccgaaaaatcatcatttcttatatccataaaaccccggtccatcaatttaaccaatcttattcataaactcttttttttgaaaatccaaacttgatattaaattttgcacccatTCCAcgctcccaacactgagttaaacattgtttacaatcaataaaagtttttttttaaatgtttttttccaagtcttcctgaatttcatccactgaattaaaacacctctgaacatcccagttcaacaccgaatcttccattcttctcagtctcaagttgaatttgtagcttactttcaaaaaaagtttttttcaaatcttttaaaattttcttgaacataattccttcggtcttgatcttctaaagcatcaatgttattcataagttctttcttctgtgtttcccaatttaataccaaattttccactttgtcaatcttctcaatgttaagttgaaattattgtttattttcaagaaaaacttattcaaaatttttaattcttcttggacattgctccttcgactttaattttataaatcatcaatcttgttcatagtttctttctactgaatttccaaatttaataataaagtttccgttttttccaattttctcaatattaaactaatcttgttgtttagtttaaaaaaaaccttttcaaaactattaaaatctgtttgcaatgtatacatactcacagataataaattcactcttccaatattccatccaaaaaaaaatcactgataaaccttattgcaggtcaaggagttccatatatatgtttatcttcagaaaatatttcaaatatttcaaatcaacattcgtcgccatctttcaaaaaggagtccgaaatcaactttaataagttctgttcttgagaaaattccagcaccaactccggctctgtctgggcaaataggtcaaatttcttccaaagtcaaagaatgtaattttgttctgtatttatagataataaattcatccttccgatattccatccaaaaaaaatcactaataaattttaatattatctggatttttaaaactcacgggcaaccaatgccaattactgaaatttatcttcataaaacatttcaaatcaatattcatcaccatctttcaaaggggtgtccaaggccagcttatccgacagtccaattaatgagctccgttcttaagaaaattccagccttgactccgtggttctgtctgggcaagtaggccgagtttcttccaaagtcggagagtgtagttttgttctgtatttgaactctattttccttaatctttgttgccattttaaacatctttcaaagGGGTGTCCAatgccagcttatccgacagtccaattaatgagctccgttcttaagaaaattccagccttgactccgtggttctgtctgggcaagtaggctgagtttcttccaaagtcggagagtgtagttttgttctgtatttgaactctattttccttaatctttgttgccattttaaacatctttcagaggggtgtccaaggccagcttatccgacagtccaattaatgagctccgttcttaagaaaattccagccttgactccgtggttctgtctgggcaagtaggccgagtttcttccaaagtcggagagtgtagtctTGTTCtatatttgaactctattttccttaatctttgttgccgttttaaactaaaaacaattgataaacaaaacaaagacttttaacagaaaagaaatattcttaaaacgggtatttatataactgcctgggggagaccgggaatgcacgtccgctccctacgccatcttgccacgccccccgttcTGAAAAAATCTTGATCTCTGCAGCCGCCACCGGTCCCCGACTACGGTCCCCATTCCTGTCGGAGTCCGAGGCAACTTCTTTGATGTGGACAGCACCGCACCCAATGTTGAGAATAGTCGTTGGCTCTGGCTTCccccgatgctgaagacttggactcagttccatttggcatcttcccaccCAGAAGCaaagatctgttttttttttactgtgccatcagagccccacatgggaaagtcaaatgttgaattttttttctacttGTGACATCACGTTGGCACTAAAGAGGTTTGGTTTTTGGATTTTTTCGGTTTTCAGAacttcggataaggggtactcaatcTATATTGAATGAGATAttcaaaaaattaaaacattacatAGATGGATGCATTTAAACCATTACAAGAACCAAATTTTGATGAGGGGTTCCGAACCTAAATGTCAACCATACATTTTCTTCCActaatgctgctcaacctgctgagattctccaaagTATAGTGAGAAAGTTTATTTTGCAAGCAGTCTGGCTAGTCAACACATACATAGTATAGCAGTTAGAaacagtgcagagttacagagaaagaccAGTTAGTACAGAGGAAAGGAAACAATTGGTTAAacaaggaagtttgcagatgctgtgattgtagtttaacacacaaaagtgctggagaaactcagcagttcacacagcattcatagg of the Narcine bancroftii isolate sNarBan1 chromosome 4, sNarBan1.hap1, whole genome shotgun sequence genome contains:
- the isg15 gene encoding ubiquitin-like protein ISG15, producing the protein MRLIVKQLIGQTIALDVDPSMEVSTLKMKIQENIKVPVYLQHLMVQNVELQNSRRLCEYNLTSSPTVMLLIKKEEPMQIFLVNDKGRTTTYDVMPSNSVEDFKKQVHQQEGVTPDQQRLMYESKQLQDGHLLSDYNIGPQSTIHLLLRLRGG